Genomic segment of Armatimonadota bacterium:
GGTCCTGGCGGTCGCAGTCGCAGCCCTGGTGGTGAGCCTGTGGACGCCCGGCATCGTGGGCGCCCCGGCGGGGACGGTGAAGCTGGGCGCGGTCATCCCCCTCACCGGCCGGTTCGCCGGCGGCGGGGCGCAGATCCGCGCCGGGTACGAGATCGCGGTGGAGGACATC
This window contains:
- a CDS encoding branched-chain amino acid ABC transporter substrate-binding protein — its product is MRKVVLAVAVAALVVSLWTPGIVGAPAGTVKLGAVIPLTGRFAGGGAQIRAGYEIAVEDI